Genomic segment of Paenibacillus sp. FSL R5-0623:
TTGCTTGATTTCCTGTAACATCTGATGCAGTTGCCCATTCTGCGGGTCCAGCAAAATTGCCTCACGCAGCGCCTGAATTGCATAGTCAAATTCATTCAAATCACTGTAAGCCAGCGCAAGCATAACATGAGCCTCCACTGAGAGCGGATCAAGTTTGACCGCTTCTTGCAGAAGCGTAGACGCTTCCACATAGCGCTCCTGTGTTGCAATCCCCGCCTGCTCCAACAGCAACTTCGCTCTGGAGGTCAATTGTTTCGCTTCCAACGTCTGCAGATGCAAAATATACTCTTCTGTTCCTGGCGAAAATTCGACTGCCTTGCGCGCATATTCAAGCGCTGGAACCAGATGCTTGCTGCGGGCGTGTGTAATGGAACAGCGGTAATATAACTCCGCATGTTTTGGATGAGCGTGAATGGCTGACTCGAACCAACGAATCGCCTGTTCAAAATCATTTTGCAATATACAGCGGTAAGCCTGCTGCATATATTCTTCCGGTTTCATCATTAAGCTGACCCTCCCCGATCGGGTGATGGTACAGCATATGTAATCTACGCCTAATCGGTGTTTTTGGGAGTCCACCGATTGGCATCGCGGGTGTTAAATTTATGCATGACTTTGTCGTGAGCCTCAGCCAGATCAATTCCCAGCGAGTTCGCAAAACAAATCGTGATAAATAAAATATCTCCAAGCTCAAGTTCAATGGAATTGGCTGCTTCGGAAGACTTCTTTGGCTTTTCACCGAACTCATGATTCACTTCCCTTGCAAGCTCCCCAACCTCTTCAGACATCCGGGCCAACATGGCCAGAGGACTGAAATACCCCTCCTTGAACTGGGAGATATACTGATCAACCTCACGCTGCATTTCTGCGATGCTTTTCTCCATGAGAACGGATTCTCCTTTTGAAATGATGTCGTATTTGTTCCTAATAATATCAGTTATTTAGATTCACTTCCACCATCATCAGCGACAAATCATTTTTAAAGATTCAATAAACAGGTATACTAGATGGGAATGATTGATTCTTCATTCTAATTTATCTACAGCGAGGGATCTTATGAGCACTGCCAAAACCTGGGTTCAAGTTAAACTGGTTCTTCCCATCGTGCTGGGGACAGCCTTATATGCCTTTGGGCTCCTCTATTTCATTATCCCCAACCAGCTTATGGAAGGTGGCCTCACCGGGGTTACGGTGCTGATCAATTACGCTTTTGGCATCTCACCTTCACTTACAACCTTGATTCTGAATGTTCCCCTCTTTCTGATTGGGCTCAAAATTTTGGGCGGCCGACAGATGATCTATACGGGTATCGGAATCGGGGCACTGACTGTT
This window contains:
- a CDS encoding nucleotide pyrophosphohydrolase, with the protein product MEKSIAEMQREVDQYISQFKEGYFSPLAMLARMSEEVGELAREVNHEFGEKPKKSSEAANSIELELGDILFITICFANSLGIDLAEAHDKVMHKFNTRDANRWTPKNTD
- a CDS encoding tetratricopeptide repeat protein — translated: MMKPEEYMQQAYRCILQNDFEQAIRWFESAIHAHPKHAELYYRCSITHARSKHLVPALEYARKAVEFSPGTEEYILHLQTLEAKQLTSRAKLLLEQAGIATQERYVEASTLLQEAVKLDPLSVEAHVMLALAYSDLNEFDYAIQALREAILLDPQNGQLHQMLQEIKQRMKSIQ